One region of Fragaria vesca subsp. vesca linkage group LG4, FraVesHawaii_1.0, whole genome shotgun sequence genomic DNA includes:
- the LOC101296199 gene encoding protein GAMETE EXPRESSED 2-like, with product MNILVFISLLAFSFGSKLSYSEKAAVPEFTFSWLDDKDTYVAGEIATIKIRALNNFDKLDKNAFKPTLTVDGKIGNSSTVSGVLSDFEGDPSSWKLFFTTMTAGLFNVLINEDHYKVFDSSLHFQVHPGNIYPSVCVASWLGFVHEFEAGGQARVQILPKDAFGNKINETTEDLRVHNFTVSVFHANDSIASVPNISHFGWNQFGYIIMKFTVVEAGDLLLHVEGGNQSLNGSPLPFKVNPGPLEVSNCVVKWDFEPNAWQLYSKMEIFIHQQDQYSNLVPGLYEFDAEVVETETNLSIPVPDLHFEEVAAGIQLFSFTNLEPGNFLLTISDMKHDKSISNMPYAYTVFVGYCNGTNSVVNGTGLNSSIAGERSEFSVYLNDAYQNPSPVGIERLEIQILREIDFYHVKSGIFPIQIINGSGPAQGIRYGTTNKIELAPSPSVTSINSTVGGVSTLATAFNVVYTPEKSGTYKILVFCGNIVLNGGQPFYKQVIAGSVDPLCSTVVKFSPKVARMINNEVVVQLGDSFFNPVLSHQSGLKLEIVSVNSSGFSSSLFVDNNDGSYTVHYMAKDVGTYEICASFDGKRISSCPFGVNVYNSEYFPKAENDTVAVWEDESIAFDVLANDYFAGNNASVIEFSKPGHGSLIEYGKLLRYTPYKDYYGNDSFVYIMSDINGNLATAPVNIFILTIPPQVVSFPSELQATEDEVNPKFGGFSGFMIRYSDMMENISVNLSAQSGTVYLSPMLMQFWEPIWNGLSVYKEDGGVNGLILQGSVEAINFALQSIQYYGNENFCGYDTIRLTTRNRNGVNDLHIPVLVEPINDPPFIHAPEFIILKSNEDESLIYDRETDKFEFYIGDPDLLAFPGNESLFLVIFSMEVNDGYLVTSLPAELITTVEVKIKNSYQWLPLQTYVTISKHFMVKAKGIRLHATVDECNTVMQQLFYHGGGEQDAILTVTLNDLGNYGCYCNCSEHISVPLLAEASLNLIRRRPMSSLVARGLGSAIVIESSIVFSLGAALIFFTCKCATILVNERRKRATSTPAGPASEHSLGKRTLTKSLSENATHVAASCSEVATHLTASCSTPLLGSQRPNFRQRSRRQSGNEESSKAAYKATGEHVHQNPAPSFQPFFVEKEQSEPV from the exons ATGAACATACTCGTATTCATTTCACTCTTGGCTTTCTCATTTGGCTCCAAACTTTCATATTCAG AGAAGGCAGCAGTGCCCGAGTTCACTTTCAGTTGGCTGGACGATAAGGACACATATGTAGCCGGTGAAATCGCAACCATAAAGATCAGAGCACTGAACAACTTTGACAAACTTGACAAGAATGCATTCAAGCCTACTCTTACAGTTGATGGAAAGATTGGGAATAGCTCTACAGTATCTGGGGTTCTTTCAGATTTTGAAGGAGACCCATCTAGTTGGAAGCTTTTCTTTACTACAATGACGGCTGGTTTGTTTAACGTTTTGATCAATGAGGACCACTACAAAGTGTTTGATTCATCTCTGCATTTCCAAGTTCATCCAG GGAATATATACCCATCTGTCTGTGTTGCTTCATGGCTGGGTTTCGTCCATGAGTTTGAAGCTGGTGGTCAAGCTAGAGTACAGATACTTCCGAAGGATGCATTTGGGAATAAGATCAATGAAACCACTGAAGATCTAAGGGTACATAATTTTACAGTGTCTGTTTTTCATGCAAATGATTCCATTGCAAGCGTACCGAACATTTCCCACTTTGGGTGGAACCAATTTGGTTATATCATCATGAAATTCACTGTCGTAGAAGCTGGAGACCTCTTGTTACATGTGGAAGGTGGTAATCAGAGCTTGAATGGCTCTCCACTACCATTTAAGGTGAACCCAG GACCTCTTGAAGTTTCCAATTGTGTCGTGAAATGGGATTTTGAACCAAATGCATGGCAATTATATTCCAAGATGGAAATCTTTATACACCAGCAAGATCAGTACAGTAACCTTGTTCCAGGGCTGTATGAATTTGATGCTGAAGTTGTTGAGACAGAGACGAATTTGTCCATTCCTGTTCCGGATTTGCACTTTGAAGAAGTGGCGGCTGGAATCCAGCTGTTTTCTTTTACCAATCTGGAACCAGGCAACTTTCTGTTGACTATATCAGATATGAAGCATGATAAAAGCATCTCTAATATGCCATATGCATATACCGTCTTTGTTG GCTATTGCAATGGGACAAACAGTGTTGTTAATGGAACCGGTCTAAATAGCTCCATCGCAGGAGAAAGATCAGAATTCTCAGTTTATTTGAATGATGCTTATCAAAATCCCTCTCCAGTTGGAATTGAGAGGCTTGAAATACAAATCTTAAGGGAAATTGACTTCTACCATGTGAAGTCTGGCATATTTCCTATCCAGATCATCAATG GGAGTGGACCTGCTCAAGGAATAAGATATGGTACAACCAACAAAATAGAATTAGCTCCTTCACCATCTGTGACCTCGATTAATTCT ACTGTTGGGGGCGTCAGCACTTTGGCAACTGCTTTCAATGTGGTATATACACCTGAGAAGAGTGGGACTTACAAAATTCTTGTATTTTGTGGAAATATTGTGCTGAATGGAGGCCAACCCTTTTACAAGCAAGTTATAGCAG GGAGTGTTGATCCATTATGCTCAACAGTAGTCAAATTTTCTCCCAAGGTGGCAAGGATGATTAATAATGAAGTTGTAGTGCAACTTGGGGATTCATTTTTCAACCCTGTCTTGTCACACCAATCTGGGCTGAAACTAGAGATTGTTTCTGTAAACAGTTCTGGCTTTTCAAGTTCCTTGTTTGTGGACAATAACGATGGATCATACACTGTGCATTATATGGCTAAGGATGTTGGAACTTATGAGATCTGTGCTTCATTTGATGGCAAACGTATTTCTTCCTGCCCCTTTGGGGTCAATGTCTACAATA GCGAATATTTTCCTAAAGCCGAAAATGATACAGTTGCTGTGTGGGAGGACGAGTCAATCGCTTTTGATGTTCTGGCGAATGATTACTTTGCTGGAAATAATGCTAGTGTTATTGAATTCTCCAAG CCAGGTCATGGTTCCCTTATCGAGTATGGGAAGCTCCTCCGGTATACACCTTATAAAGACTATTATGGCAATGATTCCTTTGTGTACATTATGTCTGATATAAACGGCAATCTTGCTACTGCTCCTGTAAACATATTTATTCTCACCATCCCACCACAAGTTGTTTCTTTTCCAAGTGAATTGCAAGCCACTGAAGATGAGGTTAATCCAAAATTTGG TGGCTTCTCTGGGTTTATGATAAGATATTCTGACATGATGGAGAACATCTCTGTTAATCTTAGTGCTCAATCTGGGACAGTATATCTGTCTCCCATGCTAATGCAATTCTGGGAGCCCATTTGGAATGGACTTTCTGTATACAAAGAGGATGGAGGAGTGAACGGGTTGATATTACAAGGCAGCGTGGAAGCAATCAATTTTGCCCTTCAGTCAATTCAGTACTATGG AAATGAGAACTTCTGTGGCTATGATACAATTCGGCTCACTACGAGGAATAGGAATGGAGTAAATGATTTGCATATCCCAGTTCTTGTGGAACCTATCAATGATCCTCCTTTTATTCATGCACCTGAGTTTATTATTTTGAAAAGCAATGAAGATGAGTCACTGATATATGACAGAGAAACAGACAAGTTTGAGTTCTACATTGGAGATCCAGATCTTCTTGCGTTCCCTG GTAACGAATCTCTTTTTCTGGTCATCTTCTCGATGGAAGTTAATGATGGATATTTGGTAACCAGCCTACCAGCTGAGCTCATCACTACAGTAGAAGTGAAGATTAAGAATAGCTACCAGTGGCTACCTCTTCAGACATATGTTACCATCTCAAAGCATTTCATGGTCAAAGCTAAGGGAATAAGATTACATGCAACAGTTGATGAATGCAACACTGTTATGCAACAGCTGTTTTATCAT GGTGGAGGAGAACAAGATGCCATCTTGACAGTGACATTGAATGACCTGGGAAACTATGGGTGTTATTGTAACTGTTCCGAACATATATCAGTGCCCTTACTTGCCGAGGCTTCTCTAAATCTTATAAGAAGAAGGCCGATGAGTTCACTTGTGGCTCGTG GCTTAGGATCAGCTATTGTCATCGAGTCCAGTATAGTGTTTTCACTCGGAGCAGCACTAATATTTTTCACATGCAAATGTGCAACTATCCTTGTAAATGAAAGAAGAAAGAGAGCTACCAGTACCCCAGCTGGACCAGCAAGTGAACATAGTTTGGGCAAAAGAACT TTGACTAAAAGTTTATCAGAGAATGCAACTCACGTTGCCGCATCTTGTTCAGAGGTTGCAACTCACCTTACCGCATCTTGTTCAACTCCCTTACTTGGCAGCCAACGTCCCAACTTTCGACAACG GTCCCGCCGTCAATCCGGAAATGAGGAATCAAGCAAGGCTGCATATAAGGCTACTGGTGAACACGTTCACCAGAATCCTGCGCCTAGTTTTCAGCCCTTTTTTGTCGAGAAGGAACAAAGTGAGCCTGTGTGA
- the LOC101315227 gene encoding uncharacterized protein LOC101315227, with protein sequence MAMATMASSRPFLFSKFRHCSRTSYKKRVVPLRVAAAASIPFQQPINVDYLEQEFSGHGVIFKGIGDDCVAKMSLDNGSKAILMLPSGLITSYKATLWHGGTAELLQSSVS encoded by the coding sequence ATGGCAATGGCCACCATGGCTTCCAGTCGTCCATTCTTGTTCTCCAAATTCAGGCATTGCTCTCGTACTAGTTACAAGAAGAGGGTAGTCCCACTTAGAGTTGCAGCTGCGGCTTCAATCCCATTTCAGCAACCCATCAACGTGGACTACCTGGAGCAAGAATTCAGTGGCCATGGAGTCATATTCAAAGGCATTGGTGACGATTGCGTTGCCAAGATGAGCCTTGACAATGGCAGCAAAGCCATCTTGATGCTTCCAAGTGGCCTAATCACATCTTACAAAGCCACCTTGTGGCATGGTGGCACTGCTGAGTTACTCCAGTCTTCAGTCTCCTAA
- the LOC101290753 gene encoding lipoamide acyltransferase component of branched-chain alpha-keto acid dehydrogenase complex, mitochondrial-like, whose product MICRRVWSKRVWVSGHRWLCSGLSPAMVHEDHTSQFRVFSSSTSFRFADRIPNSGISHNGKRCWFSSQGQVVNDVNSGNGVVDVPLAQTGEGIAECELLKWFVKEGDQVEAFQPICEVQSDKASIEITSRYQGRVAQINYIPGDIVKVGEILLKMVVEESEVPRQTCHSLENTKSLDSDLNTQNISAVLSTPPIRNLAKKYGIDINEVHGSGDDGRVVKEDVLKYALQKRILEDSSASSSSSSDEFSGLEESYLHASAKAGGIYEDKTVTLRGFQRAMVKSMTMAAKVPHFHFVEEINCNALAELKDSFQRRNSDSSVKHTFLPSLIKTLSMAISKYPLVNSCFTEESLEVVLKGSHNIGIAMATPYGLVVPNIKNVQSLSIMEITKELSRLLQLALENKLRPEDISGGTITLSNIGAIGGKYGSPLLNLPEVAIIAIGRIQKVPQFADDGSIYPASVMTVNIGADHRVLDGATVARFCKEWKELIENPELLMLHMT is encoded by the exons ATGATTTGCAGGAGGGTCTGGAGCAAGCGGGTTTGGGTCTCCGGCCACCGGTGGCTCTGTTCTGGTTTATCGCCGGCGATGGTGCATGAAGACCACACCTCTCAATTTCGTGTGTTCTCATCTTCCACCTCATTTCGTTTTGCTGATAGGATACCCAAT TCTGGAATTTCTCATAATGGGAAGAGGTGCTGGTTTTCAAGTCAGGGTCAGGTGGTGAATGATGTAAATAGTGGTAATGGTGTAGTTGATGTGCCTTTGGCTCAAACTGGTGAAGGCATTGCTGAGTGTGAACTGCTTAAATGGTTTGTGAAAGAG GGTGATCAAGTCGAAGCCTTTCAGCCAATTTGTGAGGTTCAAAGTGACAAAGCAAGCATTGAGATAACAAGCCGTTATCAAGGAAGAGTTGCTCAAATAAACTACATTCCTGGTGACATTGTAAAG GTTGGAGAAATTCTTTTGAAAATGGTGGTTGAGGAATCTGAGGTTCCAAGGCAGACGTGCCATAGTTTGGAAAATACAAAGTCACTAGATTCTGACCTGAACACACAGAACATAAGTGCAGTTCTATCCACACCTCCCATTAGGAACCTTGCGAAGAAATATGGTATTGATATCAATGAAGTCCATGGATCTGGTGACGATGGGAGAGTGGTCAAAGAAGATGTCCTTAAGTATGCTTTGCAGAAGAGAATCCTTGAAGATTCATCTGCCTCCTCGAGTTCTAGTTCTGATGAATTTTCTGGATTAGAAGAGAGTTACTTGCATGCTTCAGCTAAAGCTGGAGGGATATATGAAGATAAGACAGTTACCTTGAG GGGCTTCCAGCGCGCAATGGTCAAATCAATGACTATGGCTGCAAAAGTTCCACATTTTCATTTTGTTGAGGAGATAAACTGCAATGCACTTGCAGAGCTAAAAGATTCTTTCCAAAGGAGAAACTCTGATTCAAGTGTTAAGCATACTTTCCTTCCATCATTAATCAAGACACTTTCAATGGCAATAAGCAAATATCCATTAGTGAACAGTTGCTTCACTGAGGAGTCACTTGAGGTCGTCCTAAAAG GTTCCCACAACATCGGAATCGCCATGGCTACTCCATATGGTCTAGTTGTGCCAAACATAAAGAATGTTCAGTCTCTTTCCATCATGGAG ATAACAAAGGAGCTTTCGCGGTTACTACAATTGGCATTGGAAAACAAGCTTAGGCCTGAAGACATATCTGGAGGAACAATTACTCTAAGTAATATTGGAGCTATTGGTGGGAAGTATGGTTCGCCTCTTCTCAACTTGCCAGAGGTTGCCATTATTGCAATTGGACGAATTCAGAAGGTTCCACAATTTGCAGACGATGGAAGTATATATCCTGCGTCAGTTATGACG GTTAATATAGGCGCTGATCATAGAGTGCTGGACGGAGCAACTGTTGCCCGATTCTGTAAAGAGTGGAAAGAATTAATAGAGAATCCAGAGCTGCTCATGTTGCATATGACATAG
- the LOC101291042 gene encoding acylpyruvase FAHD1, mitochondrial-like has translation MASRLLQVGTKIIGVGRNYAAHAKELGNAVPKEPVLFLKPTSSYLENGGTIEIPHPLESLDHEVELAVVISKKARDVPQAKAMEYVGGYALALDMTAREIQATAKSAGLPWTIAKGQDTFTPISSVLSLATVPDPDDLELWLKVDGEVRQKGSTKDMIFKIPFLISHISSIMTLLEGDVILTGTPKGVGPVKAGQKITAGITNLVDVQFNVEKRRQGSS, from the exons ATGGCAAGCAGGCTTCTACAAGTTGGCACCAAGATCATCGGAGTCGGCAGAAACTACGCCGCCCACGCCAAAGAGCTCGGAAACGCTGTCCCTAAG GAGCCTGTGCTGTTCCTCAAACCGACGTCGTCTTACTTGGAAAACGGAGGCACCATCGAAATCCCTCACCCACTTGAGTCGTTGGACCATGAGGTGGAGCTGGCCGTCGTTATATCCAAGAAAGCTCGGGATGTTCCTCAGGCCAAGGCCATGGAATACGTTGGTG GTTATGCACTTGCTCTTGATATGACTGCCAGAGAAATTCAAGCTACTGCTAAG TCTGCAGGCCTTCCATGGACCATAGCTAAAGGGCAGGACACCTTCACACCAATCAGTTCTGTG CTTTCCCTAGCAACAGTGCCAGACCCTGATGATTTGGAACTTTGGTTGAAG GTGGATGGAGAAGTGAGGCAGAAAGGCTCAACCAAGGATATGATATTTAAAATCCCATTTCTCATCAGCCACATAAGTTCCATTATGACACTTCTCGAAGGAGATGTAATACTAACAG GCACTCCCAAAGGTGTTGGTCCGGTAAAAGCGGGCCAAAAGATAACTGCAGGAATAACAAACCTTGTGGATGTTCAATTCAATGTTGAAAAACGAAGGCAAGGAAGCTCTTGA